One window of the Piliocolobus tephrosceles isolate RC106 chromosome 17, ASM277652v3, whole genome shotgun sequence genome contains the following:
- the LOC111541477 gene encoding coiled-coil domain-containing protein 25-like: MYKNHIKKIVVFYFTSGIVNSSACTIYMGKDKCENEDLIKHDWPQDIWFHVAKLSLAHVYLRLHKGENIEDIPKEVLIDCTHLVKANSIQGCKMNNINVVYMLWSNLKKTADVDVGQIVFHRQKDVKTVTMEKKVNETLNRLEKSKVEQFPDLAAEKECRDCEERNEKEAQIQEMKKRKRKNEEERNG; this comes from the exons atgtacaaaaatcacattaaaaa GATCGTGGTGTTCTACTTCACCAGCGGCATCGTTAATTCATCTGCCTGCACCATTTACATGGGAAAGGATAAATGtgaaa ATGAAGATCTGATCAAGCATGATTGGCCTCAAGATATCTGGTTTCATGTGGCCAAACTCTCTTTGGCTCATGTATACCTTCGGTTGCACAAGGGAGAGAATATAGAAGACATTCCAAAGGAAGTGCTGATAGACTGTACCCACCTTGTGAAGGCCAATAGCATTCAAGGCTGCAAGATGAACAAcattaatgtggtatatatgctgTGGTCTAATCTGAAGAAAACAGCTGATGTGGATGTGGGGCAGATAGTATTTCACAGGCAGAAGGATGTAAAAACTGTGACAATGGAGAAGAAAGTAAATGAGACCCTAAACCGATTAGAAAAAAGCAAAGTGGAGCAGTTCCCAGACCTAGCAGCAGAGAAAGAATGCAGAGATTGTGAAGAGAGGAATGAGAAAGAAGcccaaattcaggaaatgaaaaagagaaaaagaaaaaatgaagaagagagaaatggatGA